In the genome of Candidatus Bathyarchaeota archaeon, one region contains:
- a CDS encoding endonuclease NucS translates to MYKFILYYEQKTPYQNRINPIIQTLERIQKKWEIDFSIIETETLQQAQVEQVKNGIRSITPQIRGKIVSAKNKILPLSKTKNLNTTNTPILILYHNKRPINVYPHMLGTTYFEIELQLKNISEIGPQAHMVAKGLLEEPIQKILADDPSILEKRMQFKDANKDVGFGVVDVLLQDACGRIVVVEIETKATETAVAQVSRLAAGYASQNKLSLDSVRKVILCQHFDEKTIKSCQGANVELYQLTTEKTC, encoded by the coding sequence ATGTACAAGTTCATTCTCTACTATGAGCAAAAAACCCCATACCAAAACAGAATAAACCCAATCATCCAAACTTTGGAAAGGATACAAAAGAAGTGGGAAATCGACTTCAGCATTATAGAGACAGAAACACTGCAGCAAGCACAAGTTGAACAAGTTAAAAACGGCATACGCAGCATCACCCCTCAGATTAGAGGAAAAATAGTAAGCGCCAAAAACAAGATCCTACCCTTATCAAAAACCAAGAACCTAAACACAACAAACACACCGATCCTCATACTATACCACAACAAAAGACCAATCAACGTTTATCCTCACATGTTAGGAACAACATACTTCGAAATAGAACTACAACTCAAAAACATTTCAGAAATTGGCCCACAAGCCCACATGGTTGCAAAGGGTCTCCTAGAAGAACCTATACAAAAAATACTCGCCGACGATCCGTCAATTCTAGAAAAGAGAATGCAATTCAAAGATGCGAACAAAGATGTCGGCTTCGGCGTGGTAGATGTGCTTCTCCAAGATGCATGCGGTAGAATAGTGGTCGTGGAGATAGAAACAAAAGCAACCGAAACAGCTGTGGCGCAAGTATCTAGACTTGCCGCAGGCTATGCGTCACAAAACAAACTTTCCCTAGACAGTGTGCGTAAAGTAATTTTGTGTCAACACTTCGACGAGAAAACTATAAAGTCATGCCAAGGAGCTAACGTTGAACTCTACCAATTAACCACAGAGAAAACTTGTTAA
- a CDS encoding restriction endonuclease — protein MSIEDKAELVMTIRDYEYEEKQKWDKGIDFTASDAKSDDKILLRIITAPESRSGVVGIDAVKEMSEIMKLKDYDKGVLISKRFTEAAKKEMKRENIQMISESFMPSLEPQRLYLKIQDLIDGLCKANCGKIPEKESDCKGHLNGQYPCKIRLISDNASFHFERGWTRFLQNDLLRLLRLHNLMNNKKNQSK, from the coding sequence ATGAGTATCGAAGATAAGGCAGAACTAGTCATGACGATCAGAGATTACGAATATGAAGAAAAACAAAAATGGGATAAAGGGATAGACTTTACTGCTTCAGACGCCAAATCGGATGACAAGATATTGTTGCGCATTATAACCGCGCCAGAATCAAGATCTGGCGTTGTTGGTATAGACGCTGTTAAGGAGATGTCTGAGATCATGAAGCTTAAGGACTATGATAAAGGAGTTCTCATCAGCAAGAGGTTTACGGAAGCAGCAAAGAAAGAGATGAAACGAGAAAACATCCAGATGATATCAGAGAGTTTCATGCCCTCACTTGAACCGCAGAGACTCTACCTTAAGATACAGGATCTTATAGATGGTCTATGCAAAGCCAATTGTGGTAAGATTCCGGAGAAAGAGTCTGATTGTAAGGGCCATTTGAATGGACAGTACCCATGCAAGATCAGGCTAATCAGTGATAACGCCTCATTCCACTTTGAACGCGGTTGGACAAGATTTCTGCAAAATGACCTTTTACGGCTTCTAAGGCTGCATAACTTAATGAATAATAAGAAAAATCAATCAAAGTAA